In the genome of Scatophagus argus isolate fScaArg1 chromosome 20, fScaArg1.pri, whole genome shotgun sequence, the window AAGCACACACGCAGGCGTAAAAGTGAAGGCAGGGCTGTGATGTGGCTGAGctgggaggagggtgagggttggtggatcctgctgctccatCAACACCAGCTTTACTTCTTCTGCTGCTTAACTGACAGGCACAGTGGAAAATGGCATGTTGCTGCTCTCTGCTCCTTTTTTCGCTCTTTGAAACCTCACACAGTCCACCTGCACCTACGGTAAGGTGCAGCAGCCCCAGAGGATGCTGGGAATCTGTGTGGCACTTTACCACCAGGGTGTCTTTTGCGACGCGCTGCACCAGGGGCCCTGGAGACTCTGTGGCCAGCCTCCACAGCTCCTCCCTGGCCTGAATGGAGGCCTGCAACCCCTCCAGGACAGAGCTCTTTAAGGTCAGCGGGGTTGCACGGCTGTGACACTCTATAGCTTGCTTGATATGGATGCAGAGGCTGTCAGACGACTGCTTGGAACTGGCGACCCCTGATTCTGATTCGCCCtggtttgacctttgaccctgccTGCAAGATGGCACAAAGCAGCGCCCCAGGTTGATGCGGGTCAGCAGGGTGGCTCCGTCGCCTGTCGCGATAGCAGTATCAGTGGGCACAAGTTCAACAAAGCCCATCTGCGTAGCTGTGGCTCCTCTTCCTCTatgacacactgaaaacacctgaACTCCTCCACCTAAGCCACCACCCAgggctccacctcctccagcctctcgctctttcccccctctctcttcacTGTCTATTATCACTTTCACAACCTCCACTGCACAAGTCTTGCTGCTCCTGCTCACAGCTGTAGCATTTCTAAGGGGGATCCCGCAGGCCTTGTTCTTGCAGCTGAGCCCTCGGGTGCCATTGTAGATGCCACACTGTGGACATTTTCGGATGCCCCGCAGGGTGGCCCTGCCCAGGTTGGAGAGGAAGGCGGGAGTAGTGGCGGTGGCctttctgctgtctctctgttttgatGCAAGGCTGGCCTGGGTGGTTGAGGTCTGCGGGCTTGAGGATGAGACCACGCTGGATGAGGAAGACATCATAGGTGCTGTTTCCATTTTGAGAGTCTTTTTAGCGAGTTTTGCTGGAAACTTTGACAAAAAGGGATAAGAAACATAAATGGGAAAAAGTGACTAATGTGACTACATATTATGAGTAACTGGTTTGTttatctaaaaaaacaaaatcacaatatTAAACTATATGAAGGCACTAAACTACACACTGCATCAGATATATCATGTATGTTTAACCATCTCACTTTAAACTCATTCCCTGAATAACACAGAATCGTAATGGGTGTGTTTCTTATAGGTAATGTTTAAACTACCTGTGATCCGCTTCTGTTTGGTCAAATTCTGCTCTACTCTCGCCTTCAAACCTTCTCGACCGTCGCCATTCCTCCTTACATCCCGACAGCCGCATTGCGCCTGTAACGGCACTCTCCATTGGTCAGGGGCGACCACGTGATTAAAAAGAGGCCGGCTTCTCGGGCGCGCTGAACTATGGGTGGTGTAGTTCGTGTCGATTAACGGCTAAATGCCGGATGTCTTTGAGTTGACAGGAGTTaagttttcagctgttttcctgTGGCTTTTGGCCTTGTTATGCAGCGTCAACTtgcattttattgtaaatataatttgtattttgttgcaGCGAGGCAATGACAACACCAAGTAGACAACAATGATTTACACAAGTACTCAAACTTGAGTCGTTTCTTTACGTGCCACTTTTTGCTTCTACACCACTATATTTTATAGTGGGATGTACTATTTTTActactacatttatctgacagctttagttaatTTTACTAATCAGGATatttgcacaaaacaaagagttagttttgttttaagGGCACCAGCACAGCTGAAATTTGTAGTCAGTTAACCAATTAGTCGATCTGGGAGTAATTTGAAAAtcgttttcttttatttacaaaaatgttggGAGCATCTCAAATGTGGAGGTTTGTTGCTTTtcctcatatatatatatattatgtttattatataattattatattatatattatattatgtttttattatgacATTTTCTGCATTGAGTACTTTTGCTTTCAGTGCTTTAAGAAAATATAATTACAAAAATGTACTTAGAGTTTTAAATGaaagacctgctctaattggaaagcatcatgagataacttttgctgtgacttggtgctatataaataaatggaattgaaattgaaaatgtttcattattttttataaacAGATTGATCATTTACTCCACAAGTGTCGGAATAGTTGAGTCCAAACCATTGTCTTGAGATATTTGTTTGTCCAAACAGTCCCATACCAAAAGATAGTCAGTTTACAGTCATATaacacagagaaatgcagtAAATACTCACAGTGAAGCTGGTAGTTGCAGGTTTTGTTGAGAAGTCTCttcaaaaaatgattttgacCAACAGTCAAAAATTGAAGACTTTCATTTTGTAGTGCTGTAACAGGGAAGAGCAGCAATACTCACATTCAAGGTGATGAAACCAGTGAATTCTGAGCATTTTTACTTAAACGAAACAGTTAAGCTAATAGCAAATGGTTGCCAGATTTTAACTTGCTTATTTCAGCTTTACAACTAAGGTAAGTCCAGCTAAAACAACTGTGTTATAACTTTTGTCTTGATTTTACCAACACTAAATGGCAGATTACATAGACAGTTTTCCAGGAAACCTTCATCAAGCATCAGCATTTTAATGGGACAAAGCAAAAACTCAAACCATGTTACTGAAGCATCAACAGAACTTCCCTTgccaaacatgaaaacattccTAGGCACCGCCTACTTTTGGATGATTTTTGGTTAGATTAATTCTAACT includes:
- the c20h2orf42 gene encoding uncharacterized protein C2orf42 homolog isoform X2; amino-acid sequence: METAPMMSSSSSVVSSSSPQTSTTQASLASKQRDSRKATATTPAFLSNLGRATLRGIRKCPQCGIYNGTRGLSCKNKACGIPLRNATAVSRSSKTCAVEVVKVIIDSEERGGKEREAGGGGALGGGLGGGVQVFSVCHRGRGATATQMGFVELVPTDTAIATGDGATLLTRINLGRCFVPSCRQGQRSNQGESESGVASSKQSSDSLCIHIKQAIECHSRATPLTLKSSVLEGLQASIQAREELWRLATESPGPLVQRVAKDTLVVKCHTDSQHPLGLLHLTVGAGGLCEVSKSEKRSREQQHAIFHCACQLSSRRSKAGVDGAAGSTNPHPPPSSATSQPCLHFYACVCAFASDEKLASEFAAFISYTPSGVQQNTTSKAISPSEKPLQQAESFNSHPKTKKLRLDESLSGSAQVVDEHTVTMGFHQWLASVTERIQQTMHYQSDGKPQPLVYHIPQEFFNALQIRLSLGSKKKRLPNFTTAFVRNDGLPLGSLSKYTWHITSPMQVKRIFDTPEVPLELSQSFVKNIDGSYSRFRCPEPPSEPESPEAYRTADRPQAIRPMELRTFLKVGPGSADQKEASPFVIEWIPDFLPRSQMGELRISFEFGHQQSGQPEYCDKISAAETGGRSKSDSSPFKLTKDVEILKVVV
- the c20h2orf42 gene encoding uncharacterized protein C2orf42 homolog isoform X1; the protein is METAPMMSSSSSVVSSSSPQTSTTQASLASKQRDSRKATATTPAFLSNLGRATLRGIRKCPQCGIYNGTRGLSCKNKACGIPLRNATAVSRSSKTCAVEVVKVIIDSEERGGKEREAGGGGALGGGLGGGVQVFSVCHRGRGATATQMGFVELVPTDTAIATGDGATLLTRINLGRCFVPSCRQGQRSNQGESESGVASSKQSSDSLCIHIKQAIECHSRATPLTLKSSVLEGLQASIQAREELWRLATESPGPLVQRVAKDTLVVKCHTDSQHPLGLLHLTVGAGGLCEVSKSEKRSREQQHAIFHCACQLSSRRSKAGVDGAAGSTNPHPPPSSATSQPCLHFYACVCAFASDEKLASEFAAFISYTPSGVQQNTTSKAISPSEKPLQQAESFNSHPKTKKLRLDESLSVAFPCGVGNEGVSASGLRKAGQRKAPGAGGLKAPGSAQVVDEHTVTMGFHQWLASVTERIQQTMHYQSDGKPQPLVYHIPQEFFNALQIRLSLGSKKKRLPNFTTAFVRNDGLPLGSLSKYTWHITSPMQVKRIFDTPEVPLELSQSFVKNIDGSYSRFRCPEPPSEPESPEAYRTADRPQAIRPMELRTFLKVGPGSADQKEASPFVIEWIPDFLPRSQMGELRISFEFGHQQSGQPEYCDKISAAETGGRSKSDSSPFKLTKDVEILKVVV